Proteins encoded together in one Branchiostoma lanceolatum isolate klBraLanc5 chromosome 11, klBraLanc5.hap2, whole genome shotgun sequence window:
- the LOC136445190 gene encoding A-kinase anchor protein 7-like, with amino-acid sequence MADERALNGRTEDDDKVTEQLGKMRTTSGLRRQTSESEMGKKGAKVVPPGTAVLPNYFVAIRVTSDEVRKCVRAIQDAVLAHEPNLEPAIIPLSHLHVTLLMLHLREGQVQAAKEALRQAKARVTPQLLQPVQKPGETSKQAATSPKEAGGRFLLQFSKVAIPFEGLGTFADTTVFAKVAEGGHLATLKQIAETVRACFAEKSLYPTDDNSFLPHLTVMKITDNNQGKLKSRGIQRISPSLYEGLREKELGSQSVEGFQLCSLRKKRQADGYFHVEEQVKFGPGG; translated from the coding sequence ATGGCTGACGAAAGAGCGCTAAACGGTCGGACGGAGGATGATGACAAAGTCACGGAGCAGTTGGGGAAGATGAGGACCACTAGCGGGCTCAGAAGACAGACGTCAGAATCGGAAATGGGGAAAAAAGGCGCCAAAGTCGTGCCGCCAGGGACCGCCGTCCTGCCCAACTACTTCGTCGCGATCAGAGTGACAAGCGACGAAGTACGAAAATGCGTGCGGGCGATACAAGATGCTGTTCTGGCACACGAACCCAACCTGGAGCCCGCCATCATCCCCCTGTCCCACCTTCACGTCACACTCCTGATGTTGCACCTGCGTGAGGGCCAAGTACAGGCCGCCAAGGAGGCGCTGAGACAGGCCAAGGCGCGCGTCACTCCACAGCTACTGCAACCCGTCCAGAAGCCTGGAGAGACCTCAAAACAAGCCGCCACGTCACCGAAAGAAGCTGGTGGCCGATTTCTGCTCCAGTTCAGCAAGGTGGCCATTCCCTTCGAGGGTCTGGGCACATTCGCAGACACAACAGTGTTTGCAAAAGTCGCAGAAGGCGGTCACCTGGCCACGCTCAAGCAGATAGCGGAGACAGTGCGCGCCTGCTTCGCGGAGAAGAGCCTCTACCCGACCGACGACAACAGCTTCCTGCCCCATCTGACCGTTATGAAGATCACGGACAACAACCAGGGGAAGCTGAAGAGCAGAGGCATCCAGAGGATCTCACCATCACTGTACGAGGGACTGCGGGAGAAGGAGTTGGGCAGTCAGTCTGTGGAAGGATTCCAGCTGTGCTCTTTAAGGAAGAAGAGACAAGCTGACGGGTACTTCCACGTGGAGGAACAGGTCAAGTTTGGGCCAGGAGGATAA